In Macaca nemestrina isolate mMacNem1 chromosome 11, mMacNem.hap1, whole genome shotgun sequence, a single window of DNA contains:
- the LOC105468030 gene encoding DBF4-type zinc finger-containing protein 2 isoform X1: protein MQKRQGYCSYCRVQYHNLEQHLFSAQHRSLTRQSRRQICTSSLMERFLQDVLQHHPYHCQESSSTRDETHVNTGSSSEVVHLDDDFSEEEEEDEDKIEDEDATEERPSEASEPIEELHSRPHKSQEGTQEVSVRPSVIQKLEKGQQQPLEFVHKIGAGVKKCNLVDIGQATNNGSNLVRPPVIYNAPASCLSESSNDRPVTTNTTGLPAAAHLDSVSKYDPNKVDKYLEQPDGASRNPVPSSHVETSSFSHQKPKESNRKYLRMNSDKLVLWRDVKSQGKTLSAGLKFQERMGTKDSLRVKSPSKLAVNPNKTDMPLNKGIFEDTIPKHHEEFFSNMDCTQEEKHLVFNKKAFWEQKCSVSSEMKFDCSSLQSASDQPQETAQDINLWKEERIDQEDNYESRGSEMSFDCSSSFHSLTDQSKVSAKEVNLSKEACTDVQYKNNTSYVSKRSSDCGDILHLVTNQSQMTVKEISLQNARRISLVDQSYESSDSETNFDCDASPQSTSDYPHQSVKEVSLSKEVHIGLVDKNYGSSSSEVSADSVFPLQSVVERPPVVVRETKLRKKAHSGLVDNYGSSCSETSFDCDVSLESVVDHPQLTVKGRNLKGRQVHLKHKKRKPSSAKARFDCDVSLGTVADESQRAVEKINLLKEKNADLMDVNYESHGLVMGFHTGAQLVADQPQVAEIEPQKVDVDLENKSVQSSSSSLSSDSPASLYHSAHDEPQEALDEVNLKELNIDMEVKSYDCSSSELTFDSDPPLLSVSEQSHLDAEGKERHIDLEDESCESDSSEITFDSDIPLYSVIDQPEVAVYEEETVDLESKSNESCVSEITFDSDIPLHSGNDHPEVAVKEVIQKEEYIHLERKNDEPSGSEISLDSYAPRHSVTNSPEVAVKKLNPQKEDQVHLENKENEPIDSEVSLDYNTIFHSVTGHSEDPIKKINLHTKEHMYLENKSGFETSLDSDVPLRPATHKPQVIVKETWLQREKHAEFQGGSAEFSGSKTSLDSSVPHYSVTESQVAVNKINRKKQYVLENYDKCSGSEIILDSNVPPQSMTDQTQLAFLKEKHVNLRDKNSKSGDSEITFDSEQLQEAVKKIDQWKEEVIGLKNKINEPSTSKLIHDSDVSVQSVADQPKVAIKHVNLENENHMYLEVKNSQYRCSEMNLDSRFLVQSIVNRPQITILERDHIELEGKHNQRCGSEISFDSDDPLQSVADQLRETVKEISLWKDEEVDMEDSRNEAKGFEIMYDSAVLQPVAGQPEGVVKEVSLWKEHVDLENKIVKPTNTKINFDSHDPLLSVTNKIQGVNKERNLLREERVCLDDKGYVPSDSGIIYVSNIPPQSVIKQPQILQEEHASLEDKSSISYSPEESSDSSDSFQAAADELQKSAKEINLWKEDHIYLEDKSYKLGDFDVSYASHIPVQFVTDQSSVPVKEINVQKKNHNNLASKNCEVCGSKIKCDSCGRLQSEVDQPQVSYKEADLQKEEHVVMEEKTGGPSDSEMMYDSDVPFQIVVNQFPGSVKETHLPKVILLDLVPSDSDYEVISDDIPLQLVTDPPQLTVKDINCINTECIDIEDKSCDSFGSEVRCSCKASTPSMTNQCKETFKIINRKKDYIILGEPSCQSCGSEMSFNVDASDQSMTYESQGPDEKIAKYIDSEDKSCGYNGSKGKFNLGDTSHRTTHRLQKARKEAKLRKDPRHAGLKGKSCQSSASAVDFGASSKSALHRRADKKKRSKLKHRDLEDVSCEPDGFEMNFQCVPPLLSDTDQPQETVKKRHPCKKVSFDLKEKNRDSQSSCVPKVDSVRNLKKAKGVIEDNTDEPVLEALPHVPPSFVGKTWSQIMREDDMKINALVKEFREGRFHCYFDDDCETKKVSLKGKKKVTWADLQGKEDTAPTQALSESDDIVCGISDIDDLSVALEKPCHRHPSAERPPKQKWRVASQRQTAKISHSTQTSCKNYPVMKRKIIRQEEDPPKSKCSRLQDDRKTKKKVKIGTVEFPASCTKVLKPMKPKALVCILSSLNIKLKEGEGLHFPKMRHHSWDSDIQFICKYKRNIFDYYEPLIKQIVINPPLNVLVPEFERRNWVKIHFNRSNQNSSAGDNDADGQGSASAPLMAVPARYGFNSRQGTSDPSLFLEESKILHAHEVPKKRNFQLTFLNRDVVRISPKSVRNKFLESKSKKKIHGKKVTTSSNKLGCPKKVYKPIILQQKPRKASEKQSIWIRTKPSDIIRKYISKYSVFLRHRYQSRRAFLGMYLKKKKSVVSRLKKVKRTAKVLLNSSVPPAGAEELSSATANPPAKRPVPVRASCHITRRKKRSDESYHGRKRSPAGPVRAYDLRSSSCLQQCGRRMTRLANKLRGNETK, encoded by the coding sequence TTCAACACGAGATGAGACACATGTGAATACTGGGTCATCATCTGAAGTGGTGCATTTGGATGATGATTTTtctgaagaagaggaagaggatgaggatAAGATTGAGGATGAGGATGCTACTGAAGAGAGACCCTCCGAGGCTTCAGAACCTATTGAAGAGTTACATTCCAGACCTCATAAATCTCAGGAAGGCACACAGGAGGTTTCAGTTCGACCATCAGTTATTCAAAAACTGGAGAAGGGACAGCAGCAGCCCTTGGAGTTTGTTCATAAAATTGGGGCCGGTGTGAAAAAATGTAATCTAGTAGATATTGGTCAGGCTACAAATAATGGAAGCAACTTGGTACGCCCGCCAGTGATTTATAATGCTCCTGCTAGTTGTTTATCTGAAAGCTCTAATGATAGACCAGTTACAACTAATACAACTGGTTTACCGGCAGCAGCTCATTTGGATTCAGTTAGCAAATATGACCCAAACAAAGTTGACAAATACCTTGAACAGCCAGACGGGGCCTCTAGAAATCCTGTGCCATCATCCCATGTAGAAACTTCTTCATTTTCACATCAGAAACCTAAAGAATCAAATAGGAAATATTTACGCATGAATTCAGATAAGTTGGTTTTGTGGAGAGATGTAAAATCTCAGGGTAAAACTTTGTCAGCTGGCTTGAAATTCCAGGAACGCATGGGTACTAAGGACTCCTTAAGAGTTAAATCTCCTTCCAAATTAGCAGTAAACCCGAATAAAACTGACATGCCTTTGAATAAAGGAATCTTTGAAGATACTATTCCAAAGCACCATGAGGAATTCTTTTCTAATATGGATTGTACCCAAGAAGAAAAGCACTTGGTTTTTAACAAGAAAGCCTTTTGGGAACAGAAGTGCTCAGTGAGTTCTGAAATGAAGTTTGATTGTAGCTCTCTTCAGTCAGCATCTGATCAGCCCCAAGAGACTGCACAAGACATAAATCTTTGGAAGGAGGAGCGAATTGACCAAGAAGATAACTATGAATCTAGAGGTTCAGAAATGAGTTTTGATTGCAGTTCCTCTTTTCATTCACTGACTGACCAATCTAAAGTGAGTGCCAAAGAAGTAAACCTTTCCAAGGAAGCATGTACTGATGTACAGTATAAGAATAATACATCTTACGTTTCTAAAAGAAGTTCTGATTGCGGTGACATTCTTCACTTGGTTACGAACCAATCCCAAATGACTGTTAAAGAAATAAGTCTTCAGAATGCAAGGCGTATTAGCCTGGTTGACCAAAGCTATGAATCTAGTGATTCTGAAACAAATTTTGATTGTGATGCTTCACCTCAGTCCACTAGTGACTACCCTCACCAATCTGTAAAAGAAGTAAGCCTTTCTAAGGAAGTGCACATTGGTTTGGTTGATAAGAACTATGGTTCCAGTAGTTCTGAAGTAAGTGCTGATTCTGTTTTCCCACTGCAGTCAGTGGTTGAGCGACCACCGGTGGTTGTCAGAGAAACAAAACTTCGGAAGAAGGCTCATTCTGGCTTGGTTGATAACTATGGATCGAGTTGTTCTGAAACAAGTTTTGATTGTGATGTTTCTCTTGAGTCAGTAGTTGATCATCCCCAGCTGACTGTCAAAGGAAGAAACCTGAAAGGTAGACAAGTCCACCTAAAACATAAGAAGCGTAAACCCAGTAGTGCTAAAGCACGTTTTGATTGTGATGTCTCACTCGGGACAGTTGCAGATGAATCCCAGAGGGCCGTTGAAAAGATAAATCTTCTAAAGGAGAAGAATGCTGACCTTATGGATGTGAACTATGAATCCCATGGTCTTGTAATGGGTTTTCACACCGGTGCTCAGTTAGTGGCTGACCAGCCTCAAGTAGCAGAAATAGAGCCTCAGAAAGTGGATGTTGACCTTGAGAATAAGAGTGTTCAGTCTAGCAGTTCTTCTCTAAGTTCTGATTCTCCGGCTTCTCTTTATCATTCAGCTCACGATGAGCCTCAAGAAGCTTTGGATGAAGTAAATCTTAAAGAGTTAAATATTGACATGGAAGTTAAGAGCTATGATTGCTCCAGCTCTGAGTTGACTTTTGATTCTGACCCGCCTCTTCTGTCAGTTTCTGAGCAGTCTCATCTGGATGCTGAAGGAAAAGAACGGCACATTGACCTGGAAGATGAGAGCTGTGAGTCAGATAGTTCTGAAATAACTTTTGATTCTGATATTCCTCTTTATTCAGTAATTGACCAACCTGAAGTAGCTGTTTATGAGGAAGAAACTGTTGATCTGGAAAGTAAAAGTAATGAATCTTGTGTTTCTGAAATAACTTTTGATTCTGATATTCCTCTTCATTCAGGAAATGATCACCCTGAAGTAGCTGTTAAAGAAGTAATTCAGAAAGAAGAGTACATTCACTTAGAAAGGAAGAATGATGAACCCAGTGGTTCTGAAATAAGTTTGGATTCCTATGCCCCTCGTCATTCAGTGACTAATTCTCCCGAAGTAGCTGTTAAAAAGCTAAATCCTCAAAAAGAAGACCAGGTACActtagaaaataaggaaaatgaacCTATTGATTCGGAAGTAAGTTTGGATTATAATACCATTTTTCATTCAGTGACTGGACATTCTGAAGatcccattaaaaaaataaaccttcaCACAAAAGAGCACATGTACTTAGAAAATAAGAGTGGTTTTGAAACAAGTTTGGATTCTGATGTCCCTCTTCGGCCAGCGACTCACAAACCTCAAGTAATTGTCAAAGAAACATGGCTTCAAAGAGAAAAGCATGCTGAATTCCAAGGTGGAAGTGCTGAATTCAGTGGTTCAAAAACAAGTTTAGATTCTAGTGTCCCTCATTATTCAGTAACTGAATCTCAAGTAGCTGttaacaaaataaacagaaagaagcaaTATGTTCTAGAAAACTATGATAAATGTAGTGGTTCTGAAATAATTTTGGATTCTAATGTTCCACCTCAGTCAATGACTGACCAAACTCAGCTAGcttttttgaaggaaaaacatGTTAATCTGAGAGACAAAAACAGTAAATCAGGTGATTCTGAAATAACTTTTGATTCTGAACAACTTCAGGAAGCAGTTaaaaaaatagaccaatggaaggaAGAGGTTATTGGCCTGAAAAATAAGATTAATGAACCTAGTACTTCTAAATTAATACATGATTCTGATGTTTCTGTCCAATCTGTGGCTGATCAACCCAAAGTAGCTATTAAACATGTAAACCTTGAGAATGAAAACCATATGTACTTGGAAGTTAAGAACAGCCAATATCGTTGTTCTGAAATGAATTTGGATTCTCGTTTCTTGGTTCAGTCAATAGTCAATCGACCTCAAATAACTATTTTGGAGCGGGACCACATTGAGCTAGAAGGTAAGCACAATCAGCGTTGTGGTTCTGAAATAAGTTTTGATTCTGATGACCCTCTTCAGTCAGTGGCTGACCAGCTGAGAGAAACCGTTAAAGAAATAAGCCTTTGGAAGGATGAAGAAGTTGACATGGAAGATAGCAGGAATGAAGCTAAGGGTTTTGAAATTATGTATGATTCTGCTGTTCTTCAGCCAGTGGCTGGCCAACCTGAAGGAGTAGTTAAGGAGGTCAGTCTTTGGAAAGAGCATGTTGACTTGGAAAATAAGATTGTCAAACCTACcaatactaaaataaattttgattctCATGATCCCCTTCTGTCTGTGACTAATAAAATTCAAGGggtgaataaagaaagaaatcttttgAGGGAGGAACGTGTTTGTCTGGATGATAAGGGCTATGTGCCCAGTGATTCTGGAATAATTTATGTTTCAAATATCCCTCCTCAGTCAGTGATAAAACAACCCCAAATTTTGCAAGAGGAGCATGCCAGTCTGGAAGATAAGAGCAGTATTTCTTACAGTCCTGAAGAAAGTTCTGATTCCAGTGACTCTTTCCAGGCAGCAGCAGATGAGCTTCAAAAATCTGCCAAAGAAATAAATCTTTGGAAGGAAGACCATATTTATCTGGAAGATAAGAGCTATAAATTAGGTGATTTTGATGTAAGTTATGCTTCTCATATTCCTGTTCAGTTTGTGACCGATCAGTCTTCTGTGCCTGTCAAAGAAATAAACGTGCAAAAGAAGAATCATAATAATCTAGCAAGTAAGAACTGTGAAGTCTGtggttctaaaataaaatgtgattcttGTGGTCGTCTTCAGTCAGAAGTTGACCAACCTCAAGTGTCTTACAAAGAGGCAGACCTTCAGAAGGAAGAGCATGTTGTCATGGAAGAAAAGACCGGTGGACCTAGTGATTCAGAAATGATGTATGATTCTGATGTTCCTTTTCAAATAGTGGTTAACCAGTTTCCAGGGTCAGTCAAAGAAACACATCTTCCAAAGGTGATACTTTTGGATCTGGTGCCCAGTGATAGTGATTATGAAGTAATTTCAGATGATATTCCCCTTCAGTTAGTGACTGACCCACCTCAGTTGACTGTCAAAGATATCAACTGTATAAATACAGAATGTATTGATATAGAAGATAAGAGCTGTGACTCTTTTGGTTCTGAAGTCAGGTGTAGTTGTAAAGCCTCTACTCCCTCAATGACCAACCAATGCAAAGAgactttcaaaataataaaccGGAAGAAAGACTATATTATTCTGGGAGAGCCAAGTTGTCAGTCTTGTGGTTCTGAAATGAGTTTTAATGTTGATGCCTCTGATCAGTCCATGACTTATGAGTCACAAGGACCTGATGAGAAAATAGCGAAATATATTGACTCAGAAGATAAGAGCTGTGGATATAATGGTTCTAAAGGAAAATTTAATTTGGGAGACACTTCTCATCGAACGACTCACCGACTGCAGAAAGCTCGCAAAGAAGCCAAGCTTCGGAAAGATCCAAGACATGCTGGCCTAAAAGGTAAGAGCTGTCAGTCTAGTGCTTCTGCAGTGGATTTTGGTGCCTCTTCCAAGTCAGCGCTCCATCGAAGGGCCGATAAAAAAAAACGTTCAAAGCTAAAACATAGAGATTTAGAAGATGTGAGCTGTGAACCGGATGgttttgagatgaattttcagtGTGTTCCCCCTCTTCTGTCTGATACTGATCAGCCTCAAGAAACTGTTAAGAAAAGACATCCTTGTAAGAAGGTGTCTTTTGACTTGAAAGAAAAGAACCGTGATTCCCAGTCAAGCTGTGTTCCCAAGGTTGATTCTGTAAGGAACCTGAAAAAAGCAAAGGGTGTCATAGAAGATAATACTGATGAACCAGTTCTTGAAGCCTTACCTCATGTACCTCCTTCATTTGTGGGGAAAACATGGTCTCAGATAATGAGAGAAGATGACATGAAAATTAATGCTCTTGTGAAGGAATTTAGGGAAGGTCGTTTCCACTGTTACTTTGATGATGACTGTGAGACCAAAAAAGTTtctttgaagggaaaaaaaaaggttaccTGGGCTGACTTGCAGGGTAAGGAGGACACTGCACCAACTCAAGCTCTGTCAGAAAGTGATGATATTGTCTGTGGTATTTCAGATATTGATGACTTGTCAGTGGCCTTAGAAAAACCATGCCATCGTCATCCTTCAGCAGAGAGGCCTCCTAAGCAAAAGTGGCGTGTGGCTTCTCAACGCCAGACAGCGAAAATCAGCCATAGTACTCAGACCAGTTGTAAGAATTACCcagtgatgaaaagaaaaataattagacaaGAGGAAGACCCACCAAAAAGTAAGTGTTCACGTTTACAGGATgacagaaaaactaaaaagaaagtcaaaattGGGACAGTTGAATTTCCTGCATCATGTACTAAAGTTTTGAAGCCCATGAAACCCAAAGCCTTAGTCtgtattctttcttctttaaatattaaacTGAAGGAGGGTGAAGGCCTCCACTTCCCTAAAATGAGGCACCATAGTTGGGATAGTGATATTCagtttatatgcaaatataaacGGAATATCTTTGATTATTATGAGCCCCTGATTAAGCAAATTGTAATTAATCCTCCCCTGAATGTCCTAGTACCAGAGTTTGAGAGGCGTAACTGggttaaaattcattttaataggAGCAACCAAAACTCCAGTGCAGGAGATAATGATGCTGATGGACAAGGCTCTGCTTCAGCACCTTTAATGGCAGTGCCGGCAAGATACGGATTTAATTCACGTCAGGGAACCAGTGACCCTTCTCTGTTTCTGGAAGAATCAAAGATTCTGCATGCTCATGAGgttccaaagaaaagaaatttccagCTAACATTTTTAAATCGTGATGTTGTCAGAATCTCTCCAAAATCAGTTAGAAATAAGTTTTtggaaagtaaaagtaaaaagaaaattcatggaAAGAAGGTGACAACCAGTAGTAATAAGTTAGGTTGTCCCAAAAAGGTTTATAAACCAATTATTCTCCAGCAAAAACCCAGAAAAGCTTCAGAGAAACAGTCAATTTGGATTCGGACCAAACCAAGTGATATAATTAgaaagtatatttcaaaatactctGTTTTTTTACGTCATAGATATCAGTCCAGGAGGGCTTTTCTTGGAAtgtatctgaaaaagaaaaaatctgttgTCAGTAGGCTAAAGAAGGTGAAGAGAACAGCTAAAGTGCTTTTGAATTCCTCAGTTCCACCAGCTGGTGCTGAAGAGCTGTCGAGCGCTACGGCAAATCCTCCTGCAAAGCGACCTGTGCCTGTGCGGGCTTCTTGCCACATCACACgaaggaagaagaggagtgaTGAAAGCTACCATGGCCGAAAGAGAAGTCCTGCTGGACCTGTGAGAGCATATGATCTGAGAAGCTCATCTTGTTTACAACAATGTGGAAGAAGGATGACTCGGCTAGCAAACAAATTGAGAGGTAATGAGACAAAATAG